One part of the Ziziphus jujuba cultivar Dongzao chromosome 2, ASM3175591v1 genome encodes these proteins:
- the LOC107404543 gene encoding elongation factor 1-delta 1, whose translation MAVAFSDLNSAAGLKKLDEYLLTRSYITGYQASKDDITVHAALSKAPSAEFVNVSRWYNHIEALLRISGVSGDGCGVIVEGFAPIAREATATPPVSDTRAPADDEDDDDVDLFGEETEEEKKAAEERAAAVKSSAKKKESGKSSVLLDVKPWDDETDMKKLEEAVRSVQQEGLFWGASKLVPVGYGIKKLQIMLTIVDDLVSVDTLIEERLTEEPINEYVQSCDIVAFNKI comes from the exons ATGGCTGTTGCATTCTCTGACCTCAACTCAGCTGCTGGTTTGAAGAAACTCGATGAGTACCTCCTCACTCGCAGCTACATCACTGG TTATCAGGCTTCAAAGGATGATATCACTGTACATGCTGCTCTTTCAAAGGCTCCCTCTGCCGAATTTGTGAATGTTTCTCGGTGGTACAATCACATCGAGGCACTTCTGAGGATCTC TGGTGTTTCTGGAGATGGTTGCGGTGTGATTGTGGAGGGATTTGCTCCCATCGCAAGAGAGGCAACTGCCACACCTCCAGTGAGCGATACAAGG GCCCCAGctgatgatgaggatgatgacgATGTGGATCTGTTTGGAGAAGAGACCGAGGAGGAGAAGAAGGCTGCTGAAGAGCGTGCAGCTGCAGTTAAATCATCTGCAAAGAAGAAAGAAT CTGGTAAATCATCTGTTCTATTGGATGTGAAGCCATGGGATGATGAAACTGACATGAAAAAGCTTGAGGAGGCAGTAAGAAGTGTGCAACAGGAAGGGCTGTTTTGGGGAGCAT CAAAGCTTGTTCCCGTTGGGTATGGAATCAAGAAATTGCAGATTATGTTGACTATTGTGGATGACCTTGTCTCTGTCGACACACTTATTGAAGAGCGTCTCACTGAAGAACCGATTAATGAGTATGTCCAAAGTTGTGATATCGTGGCCTTCAACAAAATAT GA